The Pantoea trifolii nucleotide sequence CAGCCGCTGGGGCCAGCCACGCCAGTTCGATTTCCCGGTAAAAGACCATGTTGAGTTGGGTGAAGCCGCAAAAGGTCTGGATTTTGCCGCAGCGGTGAAACTGACGGGTTCACGTTTCATTGTCATGCAGGGCCAGATTGCGCGTCTGCACCGTGCGCTTAGCCAGTTTATGCTTGACCTGCACACGCAGCAGCACGGTTATCTTGAAACCTATGTTCCGTATCTGGTTAATCAGGAAACACTGTATGGAACCGGTCAACTGCCAAAGTTTGGTGAAGATCTGTTCCATACCAAGCCGCTGGGCGAAGAAGCAGGTAGCAGCAACTATGCGTTGATCCCAACCGCTGAAGTGCCGCTGACCAATCTGGTGCGCGATGAAATCGTTGAAGAAGAATCTTTGCCGCTCAAACTCACCGCACACACGCCATGCTTCCGTTCTGAAGCCGGTTCTTACGGACGGGATACGCGCGGTTTAATCCGTATGCACCAGTTCGACAAAGTGGAAATGGTGCAGATTGTAGCGCCTGAAACTTCTATGGACGCACTCGAAGAGTTGGTCGGCCATGCAGAGAAAGTGCTGCAGCTGCTCAATCTGCCATACCGTAAAGTGCTGCTTTGCACCGGCGATATGGGCTTCGGCTCTGCCAAAACTTACGACCTGGAAGTTTGGCTGCCAGCTCAGGACACTTATCGTGAGATCTCCTCTTGCTCCAACATGGGGGATTTCCAGGCTCGTCGTATGCAGGCACGCTGCCGCAGCAAAACCGACAAGAAACCACGTTTGGTGCATACGCTGAATGGTTCTGGTCTGGCGGTTGGTCGTACTTTGGTCGCTGTGCTGGAAAACTACCAGCAAGCAGATGGCCGCATTGAAGTGCCAGAAGTGTTACGTCCTTATATGGGCGGACTGGAATTCGTTGGCTAATTAACGCGCAATGATATAAGCCCGGCAATGCCGGGTTTTTTGTTTCTTAAGCTTAAAGATAATTATTTTTTAGTCGGAATTAATCAGAAATAAACGTTATCGACAATAAATGGCCATTAACCATTAAAAATCATAAATTCAAATAGATAGATGTCTGCCTGTTATCTTTCATCTTGCCGCTAACCCGCTGAAGATAAATAAAATAAATTGTGCTGCAGCAAATCGTGCGGCGACGATTTTTTGCACATTGACTTTAAAATAGCAAATGGCAAACTGCGCGCAATTATCGTCATCTCTTTTGGTTTTATTCCCTATGTCAACCTGGTCGCGCCCCGTCGTTTTGCTGCTTTGCGGCTTAATGCTCATGACGGTGTCTATTGCTGTGCTTAATACGCTGGTACCGTTATGGCTTACCCATGATCAATTGCCAACCTGGCAAGTGGGTATGGCTAGCTCATCGTATTACACCGGTAATTTGCTGGGCACTTTGCTCGCGGGCTGGTTGATCACTCGTTACGGTTTTAATCGCTGTTTCTACCTGGCCAGTGTGCTTTTCGCCGTTGCGACCATGGGCATGGTGATGCTGGACGGTTTTTATAGCTGGACCATGCTGCGCTTCACCGCAGGTGTGGGTTGTGCACTGATTTGGGTGGTGGTTGAGAGCGCCTTATTATGCAGCGGTACCGTACGTAATCGTGGTCAGCTGCTCGCGGCATATATGATCATCTACTACCTCGGCACGGTTGCCGGCCAGTTGTTGGTGAGTCGTGTGTCGACAGAACTGCTCCACGTGATTCCGTGGGTGACTGCGCTGATTATCTGTGCGGTGTTGCCGGTCGTATTTGTGCATGTCAACGCCAGCGCTGCGACGGAGGAGGCTTCAACGAGTCACCTTTGGGTGATGTTGCGTCGTCGTAGCTCTCGTCTCGGCATCAATGGCTGCATCATTTCCGGTATCGTTCTCGGCTCGCTTTATGGCTTGATGCCTTTATATCTGTCGCATCAGGGCATGAGTGATGCAACCGTCGGTTACTGGATGGCGTTACTGGTCAGCTCGGGCATTGTCGGCCAGTGGCCAGTAGGACGTTTAGCCGATCGCTTTGGTCGCCTGTTGGTGCTACGTGTGCAAGTATTCGTGGTTATTCTCGGTGCGATTGCCATGTTGGGTGATGCTGCGATGGCCCCAGCACTGTTTGTGCTGGGGCTGGCGGGTTTTACTCTCTACCCAGTGGCGATGTCCTGGGCGTGCGAAACCGTGGCGCATCATGAGTTAGTGGCGATGAATCAGGCATTACTGTTCAGCTATACCGTGGGTAGTTTGGTGGGGCCGGGAATGACGTCAATGCTGATGCAGAACTACTCTGACCGCCTGCTGTTTGTGATGATTGCTGCAGTTGCACTGGTTTATCTGGTGATGTTACTGCGCAAAGCCGATCATCAGGCAACGCCGGTTGCACATGCTTAACGCATTAATATGAAATAGTAAAAAGGGGAGCCAGCGGCTCCCCTTTTGTTTGCGGTTAATACATCACTTCATGACCGTAGCTGGCGAGGATATTCTTCACTCGCTCCATGGTTTCTTTGCTCGGCGGCTTGACACCATCCAGCTTGTACTCTTCACCCATGGCAATCCATTTGTGTTTGCCTAACTCGTGATAAGGCAGCAGTTCAATCTTCTCAATGTTATCCATATCCTTAGTGAACTCACCTAAGCGATGTACGGAATCATCATCATTAGAGTAACCAGGCACAACAACGTAACGAATCCAGGTACGTTTGCCTCTCTTCTGCAGATAGCGCGCAAAGTCCAGCGTACGGTGATTGGAAACGCCCACCAAAATCTCATGTACATCATCATTGATCTGTTTTAAGTCGAGCATGACCAAATCAGTGGCATCTAGCAATTCATCGATCACCGGGTCGTAGCGACGAACAAAGCCGTTGGTGTCGAGACAGGTGTGAATGCCTTCGGCCTGGCAGGCGCGGAACCAGTCACGCACAAACTCGGCTTGTAAGATCGCTTCGCCACCCGACGCCGTAACGCCGCCACCAGATGCATTCATGAAGTGACGATATGAGAGCGCATCCTTCATCAACTCTTCGACGGTAACTTCTTTACCGCCATGCGTGTCCCATGTATCGCGGTTATGGCAATACAGGCAGCGCATTAGACAGCCCTGAAAAAAGGTGATGAAACGGATGCCTGGGCCGTCAACGGTGCCGCAGGATTCAAAGGAGTGGATACGACCGATGGTTGACATTGCGATGGATTCTCCAGGTGAGCCTGAACATCAGGCAGCACAATCTATGTCGTGCTCTAACAGTGAAAGTCGATTTTGCCAGGTAGCCAGCACCAGCAAGCTGGCAAAACGGACTTGTGGAGAAAAGGCTCCCGCAGGAGCCTTTTAATCTCAGCAAAGTGCTCTTACAACGACTGAGTGAAGGTACGGGTAATTACATCTTTCTGCTGCTCTTTGGTGAGCGAGTTGAAGCGAACAGCATAACCGGATACGCGAATGGTCAACTGTGGATACTTCTCAGGATGCTCCATCGCATCCAGCAGCATCTCACGGTTCATCACGTTAACGTTCAGATGCTGACCGCCCTCAATGTTAGCTTCATGGTGGAAATATCCATCCATCAAGCCAGCAAGGTTAGTTTTACGCACGTTATCATCTTTACCCAGCGCATTTGGCACGATGGAGAAGGTATAAGAGATACCGTCTTTAGCGTAAGCGAAGGGCAGTTTCGCGACAGAGGTCAGTGAAGCCACCGCACCTTTCTGGTCACGGCCGTGCATTGGGTTAGCACCCGGCCCGAATGGCGCACCCGCACGACGTCCGTCAGGCGTATTACCGGTTTTCTTACCATAAACCACGTTAGAGGTAATGGTCAGCACTGACTGTGTCGGCACCGCATTGCGGTAGGTTTGCAGTTTCTGAATTTTCTTCATGAAACGTTCAACCAGATCGCACGCCATGTCATCAACGCGAGAGTCATTGTTACCAAACTGCGGATATTCCCCTTCAATTTCGAAGTCCACCGCTAAACCATCTTCATCACGGATGGTTTTCACTTTGGCGTATTTGATAGCAGAAAGTGAGTCAGCCGCAACAGACAGACCCGCGATACCACATGCCATGGTGCGATAAACGTCACGGTCGTGCAGCGCCATCAGTGAAGCTTCGTAGCTGTACTTATCGTGCATGTAGTGAATGATGTTCAGGGAGGTGACGTACTGCTTCGCCAGCCAATCCATGAAGTGATCCAGACGCTCCATCACGATGTCAAAATTAAGAATCTCGTCAGTGATTGGCGCTTCTTTCGGGCCTACCTGCATTTTCAGTTTTTCATCAACGCCACCGTTGATTGCATACAGCAGGGTTTTTGCCAGGTTGGCACGCGCACCGAAGAACTGCATCTGCTTACCGACAATCATTGGGCTAACGCAGCAGGCGATAGCATAGTCATCGTTGTCGAAGTCAGGGCGCATCAGGTCGTCATTCTCATATTGCAATGAGGACGTATCGATAGAAACTTTTGCGGCGTATTTCTTGAAGTTAACCGGCAGTTTTTCTGACCACAGGATGGTCATATTTGGCTCCGGAGATGGTCCCATGGTGTAAAGCGTATTCAGGAAACGGAAGGTGCTTTTGGTCACCAGAGTACGGCCATCGACGCCCATACCCGCTAATGATTCTGTTGCCCAGATTGGATCACCGGAGAACAGCTCATCGTATTCAGGCGTACGCAGGAAGCGCACCATACGCAATTTCATTACCAGATGGTCAATCAGTTCCTGTGCGTCTTCTTCAATCAGTTTCCCGGCCTGAATATCGCGTTCGATATACACATCAAGGAAGGTGGATACGCGACCGAAGGACATCGCCGCACCATTCTGTGATTTCACCGCCGCGAGATAGCCATAGTAAGTCCACTGTACGGCTTCTTGTGCATTGGTCGCGGGCAGTGAGATATCTGAACCATACTTCGCAGCCATCTCTTTGATCTGACCTAGCGCACGGTGCTGTTCAGAGATCTCTTCACGCAGGCGAATGGTGGCTTCGAGGTCAACGCCATTCTCCATATCGCTCTGCAGAGAATTAAACTGTGCAACCTTGTCTTTCATCAGGTAATCGATGCCGTACAGCGCGACGCGGCGATAGTCACCAATGATACGACCGCGGCCATAGGCATCAGGCAAACCTGTCAGTACGCCTGATTTACGGCAGCGCATGATGTCTGGGGTATAAACATCGAATACGCCCTGGTTATGAGTTTTACGGTAATCAGTGAAGACCTTTTTCAGCGCGGGATCGAGTTCGCGGCCATAAACCTTGCAAGAGCCCTCAACCATTTTGATGCCGCCAAACGGAATGATGGCACGTTTCAGAGGCGCTTCAGTTTGCAGACCGACAATTTTTTCCAGAGATTTGCTGATGTAGCCGGCGTCGTGAGAGGTGATGGTTGAAGCCAAATCGGTGTCAAAATCCACCGGCGCGTGAGTGCGGTTCTCGATTTTAATACCTTCAAGCACGCTATCCCACAGCTTAGTAGTGGCCGGCGTCGCGCCCGCGAGGAAGGATTCGTCGCCTTCATACGGTGTATAGTTTTTCTGGATAAAGTCACGGACGTTGACGCTGTTCTGCCATTCGCCGGCGCTAAATCCTTCCCAGGCTAACGCCATTTTTTCATTCAGTTCGGACATGATATACCTGCCTTATTTAGGGAGACTTTGACGTATGGCGCGCTGCTTCAGCACGCCCGTACCAATTCATTAATGCACCGGCTCATCGCCACGCAGATAGATTACCCAGTAGGTCAAACCGACTAATAATCCGCCGCCAATAATGTTGCCGATGGTTACGGGAATAAGGTTGTTAAGAATAAAATCGCTAACGCTGAGTGATGGAAACTGTGCTGCGCTTGCCCCCGCCATTTGCCAGAATTCCGGGCTGGCAAAGTCACGGATAACAATGGCCATCGGAATCAGGAACATGTTTGCGATGCTATGTTCAAAGCCGCAGGCAACAAACATCGCTACCGGTAAAATCATCGCAAACATTTTATCCATCAGGCTGCGGCCGGAGTAACTCATCCATACCGCCAGGCAAACCATTAAATTGGCGAGCGTGCCGAGACTGACGGCTTCGATAAAGGTGTGATGCATCTTGTGGTCAGCGGTTTGCAGAAGGTTTAAGCCCCAGGCACCATTCGCCACCATGTGTTCACCGGCTAACCAGATAAGTGCTACAAAGAACAGCGCGCCAAACAGATTACCAATGTAGACGGTCAACCAATGTCGACCGAGTTGCAGCCAGGTGATACGGCCGCTGGCTTTTGCCACCACGATCAGAACAGTTGAGGTGAACAGGTCCGCTCCGCACACGACCACTAACATTAAACCGAGTGAGAAACAGATACCGCCGATCAGTTTTGCTATGCCGTAGGGCATGGCTCCACTTCCGGTGGTCGCAGTGATATAGAAGACAAATGCGATAGAAATAAATACGCCAGCAGTAATGGCAAGGAAGAATGTGGTTAAAGGACGTTTAGTAGCTTTATATATGCCGGCCTCTTCTGCAACTTTCGCCATTGCCGCCGGTAATAATGAATTAAAAGGGTTGTCAGCTTTCACACTAACGCTCTCCAAAAATTGCCTGTAAAGATACTAACAAAGGAGTATAGGTCAGAAATTGATGTGGATCATATTTGACCGGAAGGTACCTGATAAGCGAAGCGAGTTGGCATGCATTTTTCAATTAACTAATTGAATTTATTAAAATAAATAATTTTTAATTTATGCAAAATAAGTTGAAGGCGACTGCAGTTGAGGGTCGATTTTGTTAAATATCATTAACGAATGAAGCATAATTGTTATTCAATAATACGCTTTAATCTCTTTGCATGTTCAATATAAAAAAATGGCACTGATTTTTTTCAGTGCCATTTAGCAATACGCTAATGTCTATAAATAAGAATTAAAGCGTTAAGGCTATTTTTGTGCCCAGTAACGACGTTTAGCTGTCTGCAATTTTTCATAGGCAGCGAGTAATGATTGATGCGCAGGGAATGCTTTCAGGTCCAGATCGACCGCTTGCAATCCATAGAAAGGCGCTTCACCACTGATAGCCGCTGAAGCAGCCTCAACTGCCGCCTGGCCATACATACGGATAAAGGCACGATGATATTGAAGCGGATCGCGTTCCTCTTCCATTGCCAGCAGCAGCAATGTTTGCAGGCAGCGGTAGTAGTTAGCGCGTTCTTCGCTGAAGATGGACTGGTTGAATTCCATCGTCCATTCAGTCCAGATCAGAGCCTGATCCAGGTCGCCACCTGCCAGCGCTAGCATCGCTTTCAGCTCGCCGATACGCAGTGTGTACCAGCCATTGTCTTTACCCGATGCCAGACCCAGCAGTTCGCGCACGCGAGTAAAGTCATCATGACCTTCCTCGTCCAGTTGCACGATCAGCTCGAGATAAGCTTCAGGTTCCCATTGGCTTTTCGGCAGCGCCAGCAGCGTTTCGCGCAGTGGTGCACCCATGCTGTTATTCGCCAGCAGTAGGTCTTCCGCTGGATAAATATCAGACATACCAGGCACGATAATGCGGCAAGCGTAAACGCTCAGATGTTCATAGTCAGCGATATAGACTTCTTTATCTTCCGCACGGAAGATCGCCATCAGCGTATCAAACTCTTCGTGCGTGGTACCCGCAAAGCTCCAGTCGACGAAAGGATAGTCAGCATCGTCTTTGAACATATCCCATGAAATCAGACCGCTTGAATCGATGAAATGCGTTTCCAGGTTAGCGTGTTCCGCCACTTCTTCATCATCAAACGTTGGCGGAGTGAACACGTCGAGATCTTTCAGACCGCGGCCCTGCAGCAGTTCAGTAACGGTACGCTCAAGTGCGACGCCAAAGTCCGGATGTGCACCAAACGAAGCGAAACAGGTACCATTTGCTGGATTGAACAGCACAACGCAGATAACCGGGTATTTGCCGCCGAGTGAAGCATCGTAGGAGAAGATTGGGAAACCTTCAGCTTCCAGACGTTCAATCGCTTCAATTACGCCAGGATAACGCTGCATCACCTCTGCTGGAATTTCTGGCAGGCTGATGGATTCGGCGATGATGCGATTCTTGATATGGCGCTCAAAAACCTCAGACAGGCCCTGTACGCGCGCTTCATTCGCGGTGTTACCGGCTGACATACCATTCGATACGTACAGATTTCCGATGATGTTCATCGGGATATAAACCGTTTGCTGGTCAGATTGGCGGGTAAATGGCAGGCCACAAATACCGCGCTCATCATTGCCGGATTGCAGATCAATCAGCTCTGAAGCACCCAGGCTCTCTTCAGGATCATAAAATTTGCGGAGGCGCGCATCCAGAATGCCTTCTGGCAGGCTGTCGTCCTCGGTGAGCGGGAACCACTTTTCATTCGGATAGTGAACAAAATCACCATTAGCGATGGATTTACCTAACCAGAAATCGGCGAAGAAGTAGTTAGTAGAGAGGCGCTCAAAATATTCGCCCAGTGCTGAAGCCAGAGCGGCTTTTTTGCTAGCACCTTTGCCATTTGTAAAGCACAGCGGGCAGTCGCGATCGCGAATGTGCACTGACCAGACGTGTGGTACCGGATTCAGCCAGGAAGCTTCTTCAATATTGAAACCAAGGTCTTGCAGTTTCTGTTGAAAGCGTGCAATGGAATCTTCCAGTGCGGCGTCTTTTCCGGGGATAAACGTTTGCGTCATGGTGGCGCTCTCTTAAGTCAATGGGGTGGGCGTAAAGCGCGCAATAATACGGGTTTTATGCATGCTTCGCTATTCAGTCAGCCAAATTTATCTCAGTCTGGTTAAGGTTTTTATGCCATTCGGCTGCCCGCTTTTCTTTCTGGAACTACATCACAAAATTCCATGGCTTAATGCATTTATGACATAAGCTGCGGTGGAGCTGGCTCTGGAAATGTGATCGCTGCCGGATTAATGATTGCAGCCATCTGGAGGCAATGATAAAACCGGTGAGGTATTCATAACCGTTCGATATGACAGTGGTGAGGGGAAATGACTCAGGTTTATAATTTTAGCTCTGGCCCGGCTATGCTGCCGGTAGAAGTGCTCCGTCGCGCAGAACAAGAACTGACAAACTGGCACGGGTTAGGCACCTCGGTGATGGAGATCAGTCATCGCAGTAAAGAGTTTATTGCTGTTGCTGAAGCAGCAGAACAAGATTTTCGCGATCTGCTGAAGATCCCAGCCAATTACAAAGTTTTATTCTGCCACGGCGGTGCGCGTGCACAATTCGCGGCCATCCCCGGCAACTTATTGGGTGACGCAAAAACCGCAGATTATATTGACGGCGGTTACTGGGCTCACAGCGCAATTAAAGAAGCCGAAAAATTCTGCTCGCCAAATACCATTGATATAAAAGCCACGCGTGATGGTAAACGTGCTTTATTACCAATGCGTGAATGGCAGCTGAATGATGATGCGGCTTACGTCCATTTCTGCCCGAACGAAACGATTGATGGCATTGCCATCGATGAAGAGCCGGATTTTGGCGATAAGATTGTGGTTGCCGATCTCTCTTCTACTATTCTGTCTCGTCCAATCGATGTGAGTCGTTATGGCGTGATCTACGCTGGCGCGCAAAAAAATATTGGCCCGGCGGGCTTAACCTTAGTGGTTGTGCGCGAAGACCTGCTGGGTAAAGCACAGCGTTATGTGCCTTCTATCCTTGATTACAAGGTGCTGGCCGAAAACGAATCGATGTTCAACACCCCGCCAACTTTCGCATGGTATCTCTCTGGCCTGGTATTCAAATGGCTGAAAGAGAAGGGCGGCGTGGCCGAGATGGACAAGCTGAATCAGGCAAAAGCCGACTTACTGTATGGCGTGATTGATAACAGCGCGTTTTATCGTAACGATGTCGCAAGCGAAAACCGTTCACGTATGAACGTGCCATTCCAGTTAGCCGATTCATCTCTGGATAAAGTGTTCCTGGAAGAGTCCCTCAAGGCTGGTCTGCATGCATTGAAAGGCCATCGCGTGGTTGGCGGTATGCGTGCATCGATCTACAATGCGATGCCGCTGGAAGGCGTTAAAACGCTGACTGAGTTTATGGTCGACTTCGAACGTCGCCACGGTTAATTGCTTTTTTCATGCCAGCT carries:
- the serC gene encoding 3-phosphoserine/phosphohydroxythreonine transaminase, producing MTQVYNFSSGPAMLPVEVLRRAEQELTNWHGLGTSVMEISHRSKEFIAVAEAAEQDFRDLLKIPANYKVLFCHGGARAQFAAIPGNLLGDAKTADYIDGGYWAHSAIKEAEKFCSPNTIDIKATRDGKRALLPMREWQLNDDAAYVHFCPNETIDGIAIDEEPDFGDKIVVADLSSTILSRPIDVSRYGVIYAGAQKNIGPAGLTLVVVREDLLGKAQRYVPSILDYKVLAENESMFNTPPTFAWYLSGLVFKWLKEKGGVAEMDKLNQAKADLLYGVIDNSAFYRNDVASENRSRMNVPFQLADSSLDKVFLEESLKAGLHALKGHRVVGGMRASIYNAMPLEGVKTLTEFMVDFERRHG
- a CDS encoding MFS transporter is translated as MSTWSRPVVLLLCGLMLMTVSIAVLNTLVPLWLTHDQLPTWQVGMASSSYYTGNLLGTLLAGWLITRYGFNRCFYLASVLFAVATMGMVMLDGFYSWTMLRFTAGVGCALIWVVVESALLCSGTVRNRGQLLAAYMIIYYLGTVAGQLLVSRVSTELLHVIPWVTALIICAVLPVVFVHVNASAATEEASTSHLWVMLRRRSSRLGINGCIISGIVLGSLYGLMPLYLSHQGMSDATVGYWMALLVSSGIVGQWPVGRLADRFGRLLVLRVQVFVVILGAIAMLGDAAMAPALFVLGLAGFTLYPVAMSWACETVAHHELVAMNQALLFSYTVGSLVGPGMTSMLMQNYSDRLLFVMIAAVALVYLVMLLRKADHQATPVAHA
- the pflA gene encoding pyruvate formate lyase 1-activating protein — its product is MSTIGRIHSFESCGTVDGPGIRFITFFQGCLMRCLYCHNRDTWDTHGGKEVTVEELMKDALSYRHFMNASGGGVTASGGEAILQAEFVRDWFRACQAEGIHTCLDTNGFVRRYDPVIDELLDATDLVMLDLKQINDDVHEILVGVSNHRTLDFARYLQKRGKRTWIRYVVVPGYSNDDDSVHRLGEFTKDMDNIEKIELLPYHELGKHKWIAMGEEYKLDGVKPPSKETMERVKNILASYGHEVMY
- the pflB gene encoding formate C-acetyltransferase, producing the protein MSELNEKMALAWEGFSAGEWQNSVNVRDFIQKNYTPYEGDESFLAGATPATTKLWDSVLEGIKIENRTHAPVDFDTDLASTITSHDAGYISKSLEKIVGLQTEAPLKRAIIPFGGIKMVEGSCKVYGRELDPALKKVFTDYRKTHNQGVFDVYTPDIMRCRKSGVLTGLPDAYGRGRIIGDYRRVALYGIDYLMKDKVAQFNSLQSDMENGVDLEATIRLREEISEQHRALGQIKEMAAKYGSDISLPATNAQEAVQWTYYGYLAAVKSQNGAAMSFGRVSTFLDVYIERDIQAGKLIEEDAQELIDHLVMKLRMVRFLRTPEYDELFSGDPIWATESLAGMGVDGRTLVTKSTFRFLNTLYTMGPSPEPNMTILWSEKLPVNFKKYAAKVSIDTSSLQYENDDLMRPDFDNDDYAIACCVSPMIVGKQMQFFGARANLAKTLLYAINGGVDEKLKMQVGPKEAPITDEILNFDIVMERLDHFMDWLAKQYVTSLNIIHYMHDKYSYEASLMALHDRDVYRTMACGIAGLSVAADSLSAIKYAKVKTIRDEDGLAVDFEIEGEYPQFGNNDSRVDDMACDLVERFMKKIQKLQTYRNAVPTQSVLTITSNVVYGKKTGNTPDGRRAGAPFGPGANPMHGRDQKGAVASLTSVAKLPFAYAKDGISYTFSIVPNALGKDDNVRKTNLAGLMDGYFHHEANIEGGQHLNVNVMNREMLLDAMEHPEKYPQLTIRVSGYAVRFNSLTKEQQKDVITRTFTQSL
- the ycaO gene encoding 30S ribosomal protein S12 methylthiotransferase accessory factor YcaO, yielding MTQTFIPGKDAALEDSIARFQQKLQDLGFNIEEASWLNPVPHVWSVHIRDRDCPLCFTNGKGASKKAALASALGEYFERLSTNYFFADFWLGKSIANGDFVHYPNEKWFPLTEDDSLPEGILDARLRKFYDPEESLGASELIDLQSGNDERGICGLPFTRQSDQQTVYIPMNIIGNLYVSNGMSAGNTANEARVQGLSEVFERHIKNRIIAESISLPEIPAEVMQRYPGVIEAIERLEAEGFPIFSYDASLGGKYPVICVVLFNPANGTCFASFGAHPDFGVALERTVTELLQGRGLKDLDVFTPPTFDDEEVAEHANLETHFIDSSGLISWDMFKDDADYPFVDWSFAGTTHEEFDTLMAIFRAEDKEVYIADYEHLSVYACRIIVPGMSDIYPAEDLLLANNSMGAPLRETLLALPKSQWEPEAYLELIVQLDEEGHDDFTRVRELLGLASGKDNGWYTLRIGELKAMLALAGGDLDQALIWTEWTMEFNQSIFSEERANYYRCLQTLLLLAMEEERDPLQYHRAFIRMYGQAAVEAASAAISGEAPFYGLQAVDLDLKAFPAHQSLLAAYEKLQTAKRRYWAQK
- the focA gene encoding formate transporter FocA — translated: MKADNPFNSLLPAAMAKVAEEAGIYKATKRPLTTFFLAITAGVFISIAFVFYITATTGSGAMPYGIAKLIGGICFSLGLMLVVVCGADLFTSTVLIVVAKASGRITWLQLGRHWLTVYIGNLFGALFFVALIWLAGEHMVANGAWGLNLLQTADHKMHHTFIEAVSLGTLANLMVCLAVWMSYSGRSLMDKMFAMILPVAMFVACGFEHSIANMFLIPMAIVIRDFASPEFWQMAGASAAQFPSLSVSDFILNNLIPVTIGNIIGGGLLVGLTYWVIYLRGDEPVH
- the serS gene encoding serine--tRNA ligase — protein: MLDPNLLRNEPDAVAEKLARRGFKLDVETLRSLEERRKVLQVETENLQAERNSRSKSIGQAKARGEDIEPLRQEVNALGERLDAAKAELDALQNEIRDFALALPNLPVDEVPLGKDDSENQEVSRWGQPRQFDFPVKDHVELGEAAKGLDFAAAVKLTGSRFIVMQGQIARLHRALSQFMLDLHTQQHGYLETYVPYLVNQETLYGTGQLPKFGEDLFHTKPLGEEAGSSNYALIPTAEVPLTNLVRDEIVEEESLPLKLTAHTPCFRSEAGSYGRDTRGLIRMHQFDKVEMVQIVAPETSMDALEELVGHAEKVLQLLNLPYRKVLLCTGDMGFGSAKTYDLEVWLPAQDTYREISSCSNMGDFQARRMQARCRSKTDKKPRLVHTLNGSGLAVGRTLVAVLENYQQADGRIEVPEVLRPYMGGLEFVG